One Helianthus annuus cultivar XRQ/B chromosome 7, HanXRQr2.0-SUNRISE, whole genome shotgun sequence genomic region harbors:
- the LOC110887638 gene encoding putative F-box protein At3g24700, producing MADLPIETIFEILTRVPAKVVGRSRSVCKEWYALLSTRDFIRVHCSRSLVSSNQRVLLIDDLTCSVHPIIFQSYDYGPRSIVTLPFDHQNNDVSILSHLNGLLCVCLNHTNELLLWNPTTTAFKRLSTPDSLGIYINNLDAVGLYADDADDYKVLHIKRRCGVYESYVYSRELNFWRNIPFLTRQEYLSPNFYWSPGTFCGGTLYFTLCECWVGGTNVVICFDINSEQFKEISLPPVPSTGFVQGVLVNVKNELHMFATTGWFEITIDLWTLKEDYWIKVLSCPPIPPISLSLWGDITHYVTNGNWFVMTKLGKLFTIEMDTKPFEILYPVTWFRGYKGAVFVETVVSPSI from the coding sequence ATGGCTGATCTTCCTATTGAAACAATATTTGAGATATTAACGAGGGTGCCAGCGAAGGTCGTAGGACGTTCTAGGAGTGTTTGTAAGGAATGGTATGCGTTGCTGTCAACTCGAGATTTCATAAGGGTACATTGTTCTCGCTCATTAGTTTCATCTAACCAGAGGGTTCTCTTAATTGACGACCTAACATGCTCTGTTCATCCGATCATCTTTCAATCCTATGATTATGGACCAAGGTCAATAGTTACATTACCATTCGACCACCAAAATAATGATGTGTCAATACTTTCACATTTGAATGGATTGTTGTGTGTTTGCTTGAATCATACAAACGAGTTGcttctttggaatccaacaacTACTGCTTTCAAGCGTTTGTCAACACCTGATTCTCTTGGAATCTATATAAATAATCTTGATGCCGTTGGTTTGTATGCTGATGATGCCGATGATTACAAGGTCTTGCATATCAAGCGTAGGTGTGGTGTATATGAAAGCTATGTTTATTCTAGGGAATTAAACTTTTGGAGAAATATTCCTTTCTTAACAAGACAAGAGTACCTTAGCCCCAATTTCTATTGGTCACCAGGCACATTTTGTGGTGGTACTCTGTATTTCACTCTTTGCGAATGTTGGGTTGGAGGTACAAATGTGGTGATTTGTTTTGATATTAATTCAGAGCAGTTCAAGGAGATAAGCCTTCCACCTGTTCCATCTACGGGATTTGTTCAAGGTGTTTTAGTGAATGTAAAAAATGAGCTTCACATGTTTGCTACGACTGGCTGGTTTGAGATAACAATTGACCTGTGGACGCTAAAAGAGGATTACTGGATTAAGGTCTTATCGTGTCCTCCGATCCCCCCAATATCATTGTCATTGTGGGGCGATATAACACATTACGTGACGAATGGTAATTGGTTTGTGATGACTAAATTAGGGAAGCTTTTTACTATTGAAATGGATACGAAGCCCTTCGAAATTCTTTATCCAGTTACTTGGTTTCGTGGTTATAAGGGTGCGGTGTTTGTGGAGACCGTTGTTTCACCAAGTATTTAG